One segment of Stenotrophomonas sp. SAU14A_NAIMI4_8 DNA contains the following:
- a CDS encoding ABC transporter permease yields the protein MNAVWRSLRQTLLAVLLDRYAIVVMVGAVILYSFFYPAAYRHQVAGDLPVLVVDEDHSATSRELLRTLDALRVARVVGQPADIESARQQLEAGHAEGIVLIPANLERDILRGHPAKLVLLGNGAYLGRASWVLGSVADALGAFGRDAAVTQAAFMGAPQAPPVTLVQRPLYNTQEGYGSAIVPGVAELIVHQTLLMGIGVLLGGRRLALGRRLRFDRPTLLGMALGFGLIGLFGLFYYAGFTAWVQDYPRGGNPLGQLLGGTLFIAATVAFGLFVGSFFRTRERAFQYVIATSIPLFFLANLSWPAVMTPTPLVWLSQLLPTTAGINLMVRLTQMDASLADVRHELITLGGLLMLYGTLAYRRLHGGAPRSSD from the coding sequence ATGAACGCGGTGTGGCGCAGCCTGCGCCAGACCCTGTTGGCCGTGCTGCTGGACCGCTACGCCATCGTGGTGATGGTCGGCGCGGTCATCCTGTACTCGTTCTTCTACCCGGCCGCGTATCGCCACCAGGTGGCCGGCGATCTGCCCGTGCTGGTGGTGGACGAGGACCACAGCGCCACCAGCCGCGAACTGCTGCGCACGCTGGATGCGCTGCGCGTGGCACGGGTGGTCGGGCAACCGGCCGATATCGAAAGCGCACGCCAGCAACTGGAAGCCGGCCACGCCGAAGGCATCGTGCTGATTCCGGCGAACCTGGAGCGCGACATCCTGCGCGGCCACCCCGCCAAGCTGGTACTGCTCGGCAACGGTGCCTATCTGGGCCGCGCCAGCTGGGTACTGGGCAGCGTGGCCGATGCGCTGGGCGCGTTCGGTCGCGATGCGGCCGTCACCCAGGCCGCCTTCATGGGCGCCCCGCAGGCACCACCGGTCACCTTGGTGCAGCGGCCGCTGTACAACACCCAGGAAGGCTACGGCAGCGCCATCGTGCCGGGCGTGGCCGAACTGATCGTGCACCAGACCCTGCTGATGGGCATCGGCGTGCTGCTGGGCGGCCGCCGCCTGGCGCTGGGCCGGCGCCTGCGCTTCGACCGCCCCACCCTGCTGGGCATGGCGCTGGGCTTTGGCCTCATCGGCCTGTTCGGGTTGTTCTACTACGCCGGTTTCACTGCCTGGGTGCAGGACTACCCGCGCGGCGGCAACCCGCTGGGGCAACTGCTGGGCGGCACGTTGTTCATCGCCGCCACAGTGGCCTTCGGCCTGTTCGTGGGCAGCTTCTTCCGCACCCGCGAACGCGCGTTCCAGTACGTCATCGCCACCTCCATCCCGCTGTTCTTCCTGGCCAATCTGTCATGGCCGGCGGTGATGACCCCAACGCCGCTGGTCTGGCTGTCGCAGCTGCTGCCCACCACCGCCGGCATCAACCTGATGGTGCGCCTGACCCAGATGGACGCCAGCCTGGCCGATGTCCGCCACGAACTGATCACCCTGGGTGGTTTGCTGATGCTCTATGGCACGCTGGCCTACCGGCGCCTGCACGGCGGCGCGCCACGCAGTTCCGACTAA
- a CDS encoding ABC transporter permease translates to MAAGLNPDSTGIGAACRRELRALRSNRADLALVTLLPLLMLAVMAWMFSASVMRDVPIAVVDLDHSSDSRLLLRMLDASPGVRVATQPVSLDEAQAQLRSLQVFAVVLVPRDVTRQALRGRQGTVFAYYNATYMTTGQSAARDIGDAVSAWGARLLRERIGLQVGPGKLRAAPIAVQSDILYNPARSYELFLLPLIFPAVLSLVLALAVAGSLGREIRDGTLRAWLERTPWSALLGKIAPYVLLFSMYGAAGVAYLAWLRGDGIAGSVLLLLLAQPLFYLATASYALFFVGVTRDMGTALSAVGLSIGTALAFSSATFPVIDAPLFTRIWHLLLPLSAYIKLQTQQQFVGAPLAVSLWPLATLLLMIVVAGGIGGARLIAFARSTPATQAARASA, encoded by the coding sequence ATGGCCGCAGGACTGAACCCGGACAGTACCGGCATCGGCGCTGCATGTCGGCGCGAACTGCGTGCGCTGCGCAGCAACCGTGCCGACCTGGCCCTGGTCACCTTGCTGCCACTGCTGATGCTGGCGGTGATGGCCTGGATGTTTTCCGCATCGGTCATGCGCGATGTGCCCATTGCCGTGGTCGATCTGGACCACAGCAGCGACAGCCGCCTGCTGCTGCGCATGCTCGATGCCAGCCCCGGCGTACGCGTGGCCACGCAACCGGTCAGCCTGGACGAAGCACAGGCGCAGCTGCGCAGCCTGCAGGTGTTCGCGGTGGTGCTGGTGCCACGCGATGTCACCCGCCAGGCGCTGCGCGGGCGCCAGGGCACGGTGTTCGCCTATTACAACGCCACCTACATGACCACCGGGCAGTCGGCCGCGCGCGATATCGGCGATGCGGTATCGGCCTGGGGCGCGCGCCTGCTGCGCGAACGCATCGGCCTGCAGGTCGGCCCCGGCAAGCTGCGCGCCGCGCCCATCGCCGTGCAGTCGGACATCCTGTACAACCCGGCGCGCAGCTACGAACTGTTCCTGCTGCCGCTGATCTTTCCGGCGGTGTTGTCGCTGGTGCTGGCCTTGGCCGTGGCCGGCAGCCTGGGCCGCGAGATCCGCGATGGCACGTTGCGCGCTTGGCTGGAGCGCACGCCATGGTCGGCGCTGCTGGGCAAGATCGCGCCCTACGTGCTGCTGTTTTCCATGTACGGCGCCGCAGGTGTCGCCTACCTGGCGTGGCTGCGCGGCGATGGCATTGCCGGCAGCGTGCTGTTGCTGCTGCTGGCACAGCCGCTGTTCTACCTGGCCACCGCCAGCTACGCGCTGTTCTTCGTCGGCGTCACCCGTGACATGGGCACCGCACTGTCGGCGGTGGGCCTGAGCATCGGCACCGCACTGGCCTTTTCCAGCGCCACGTTCCCGGTCATCGATGCGCCGCTGTTCACCCGCATCTGGCACCTGCTGCTGCCGCTGAGCGCCTACATCAAACTGCAGACCCAGCAGCAGTTCGTCGGTGCGCCGCTGGCGGTATCGCTGTGGCCACTGGCCACCCTGCTGCTGATGATCGTGGTGGCCGGCGGCATCGGCGGCGCACGGCTGATCGCCTTCGCCCGCAGCACACCGGCCACGCAAGCGGCCAGGGCCAGCGCATGA
- a CDS encoding efflux RND transporter periplasmic adaptor subunit — protein MSDVLHDDAATPPGKRRTGLILVVVLLLVVVLGLWLAWRSPADQIQGMADADTLNVAAKITARVAELKVREGDRVQAGQIVFLLDSPEVAAKEQQAHGALAAAQAVADKADEGARREDIRAAEANWKRAEAGATLAEATAGRVQNLFNEGVMTRQKRDEAHAQATSSRELARAARAQYDMALAGAREQDKRAAQGQVQQAQGAVAEVNAARAEVEGRAPVAGEINKRMADPGELVPAGFPVFTLVDIDRMWVSMNLRESQMQGLKVGSRLQGRIPALEKDAAFEVYFINPAGDYATWRSTRQSSGYDVRSFEVRVRPVQRVEGFRPGMSVLFAWPQD, from the coding sequence ATGAGTGATGTATTGCACGATGACGCAGCAACGCCACCGGGCAAGCGCCGTACCGGCCTGATCCTGGTGGTGGTGTTGCTGCTGGTGGTGGTGCTGGGCCTGTGGCTGGCGTGGCGCAGCCCGGCCGACCAGATCCAGGGCATGGCCGACGCGGACACACTGAACGTGGCCGCCAAGATCACCGCCCGCGTGGCCGAACTGAAGGTACGCGAAGGCGACCGCGTGCAGGCCGGGCAGATCGTGTTCCTGCTGGACAGCCCGGAAGTGGCGGCCAAGGAACAGCAGGCCCACGGTGCGCTGGCCGCCGCCCAGGCGGTGGCCGACAAGGCCGACGAAGGCGCGCGCCGCGAAGACATCCGTGCCGCCGAAGCCAACTGGAAGCGCGCCGAAGCCGGTGCAACCCTGGCCGAGGCCACCGCCGGCCGCGTGCAGAACCTGTTCAACGAAGGCGTGATGACCCGGCAGAAGCGCGACGAAGCCCACGCCCAGGCCACCAGCTCGCGCGAACTGGCCCGTGCCGCGCGCGCGCAGTACGACATGGCCCTGGCCGGCGCACGCGAACAGGACAAGCGTGCCGCACAGGGCCAGGTACAGCAGGCACAGGGCGCGGTGGCCGAAGTCAACGCCGCCCGTGCCGAAGTGGAAGGCCGCGCCCCGGTGGCCGGCGAGATCAACAAACGCATGGCCGACCCGGGCGAACTGGTGCCGGCCGGCTTCCCGGTGTTCACCCTGGTCGACATCGATCGCATGTGGGTGTCGATGAACCTGCGCGAATCGCAGATGCAGGGCCTGAAGGTCGGCAGCCGCCTGCAAGGCCGGATTCCCGCGCTGGAAAAAGACGCGGCTTTCGAGGTGTACTTCATCAATCCGGCCGGTGACTACGCCACCTGGCGCAGCACGCGCCAGTCGTCGGGCTACGACGTGCGCAGCTTCGAAGTGCGGGTACGCCCGGTGCAGCGTGTCGAAGGCTTCCGGCCCGGCATGAGCGTGCTGTTCGCATGGCCGCAGGACTGA
- a CDS encoding TolC family protein — MWLPTAGGAQPLPDSAAPPALDWEQARQRLEQVSDALAAADAGVRNKQELQEATRLLRLPEITGEVRRLQFQKTLTLPLGSLAPVAEAYGIDSPLTFTERDWRTRPVVTAVLPLYTGGVIPAAQRAASAASEQASAEREAQRQSITVQLAQAYFGQRLAEQAVDVRRDVRDGLERHLSDAQKLEREGFATRAQRLQATVARDKAEREYQKSVNDLATLQAALATLLRSGGQVRPTSPLFVQRAPLEPVVSFERTAQARQPQIARLRALVAQAEQGVRVQQAKLKPQIFAFGQYDFRRRDEMLTDPDWAFGIGLKYTFLSPNSRPAQIGAARAQQDQAEAGLREAENQVALGVRKAWNELETARQQFVLLDSSIAQAQENLRLQELAFREGQATSLDVIDARLGLGGARVERSQAAYQYDVALAQLLEISGQMDRFEDYRRRADEVIDHE, encoded by the coding sequence CTGTGGCTGCCCACAGCCGGCGGCGCGCAGCCCCTGCCTGACAGCGCGGCACCACCGGCACTGGACTGGGAACAGGCGCGGCAACGGCTGGAACAGGTGTCCGACGCGCTGGCCGCCGCCGATGCCGGCGTGCGCAACAAACAGGAACTGCAGGAAGCCACCCGCCTGCTGCGTCTGCCCGAGATCACCGGCGAAGTGCGCCGCCTGCAGTTCCAGAAGACCCTTACCCTGCCCTTGGGCTCGCTGGCACCGGTGGCCGAGGCCTATGGCATCGACTCGCCGTTGACCTTCACCGAACGCGACTGGCGCACCCGCCCGGTGGTGACCGCGGTACTGCCGCTGTACACCGGCGGGGTGATTCCCGCGGCGCAGCGCGCGGCCAGCGCCGCCAGCGAACAGGCCAGCGCCGAGCGCGAAGCGCAGCGCCAGTCGATCACCGTGCAGCTGGCGCAGGCCTACTTCGGCCAGCGCCTGGCCGAACAGGCGGTGGACGTGCGCCGCGATGTGCGCGACGGGCTGGAACGCCATCTGTCCGATGCACAGAAACTGGAACGCGAAGGCTTCGCCACGCGGGCCCAGCGCCTGCAGGCCACCGTGGCCCGCGACAAGGCCGAACGCGAGTACCAGAAGAGCGTGAACGATCTGGCCACGCTGCAGGCCGCCCTGGCCACCCTGCTGCGCAGTGGCGGCCAGGTCCGCCCCACCTCGCCGCTGTTCGTGCAGCGCGCGCCGCTGGAGCCGGTGGTCAGCTTCGAACGCACCGCGCAGGCGCGGCAACCGCAGATTGCACGCCTGCGTGCGCTGGTGGCGCAGGCCGAGCAAGGCGTGCGCGTGCAGCAAGCCAAACTGAAACCGCAGATCTTTGCCTTCGGCCAGTACGATTTCCGCCGCCGCGATGAAATGCTGACCGACCCGGACTGGGCGTTCGGCATCGGGCTGAAGTACACCTTCCTGTCGCCCAACTCGCGGCCGGCGCAGATCGGCGCGGCGCGAGCGCAGCAGGACCAGGCCGAGGCCGGCCTGCGCGAAGCCGAAAACCAGGTCGCGCTGGGCGTGCGCAAGGCCTGGAACGAACTGGAAACCGCCCGCCAGCAGTTCGTGCTGCTGGACAGCAGCATTGCCCAGGCACAGGAAAACCTGCGCCTGCAGGAACTGGCGTTCCGCGAGGGCCAAGCCACATCGCTGGACGTGATCGATGCACGGCTGGGCCTGGGCGGCGCCCGCGTGGAGCGTTCGCAGGCGGCGTACCAGTACGACGTGGCGCTGGCGCAGTTGCTGGAGATCAGTGGCCAGATGGACCGTTTCGAAGACTACCGGCGGCGCGCGGACGAGGTGATCGACCATGAGTGA
- the map gene encoding type I methionyl aminopeptidase, protein MIKRPDEIALMAESGRLLAQVFAALDALPLLGRSTMEINDFVERMIVDALHARPASKGQYGFPFVLNTSIDNVICHGVPSTDDVLRNGQIVNLDITLEKNGYIADSSTTYLVGEVDYAARRLVSTAYQAMWKGIAEVRPGARLGDIGHAIARHARSHGYSVVKEYCGHGIGQEMHEEPQILHYGHAGTGMALEEGMVFTIEPMLNQGKPAIRQQPDEWPVYTRDGKLSAQFEHTVAVTASGVRVLTLRPGERPLCPVDAP, encoded by the coding sequence ATCATCAAGCGCCCCGACGAGATCGCGCTGATGGCCGAATCCGGGCGCCTGCTGGCGCAGGTGTTCGCCGCACTCGACGCGTTGCCGCTGCTGGGCCGCAGCACGATGGAGATCAACGATTTCGTCGAACGCATGATCGTCGATGCGCTGCACGCGCGGCCGGCCAGCAAGGGCCAGTACGGTTTCCCGTTCGTGCTCAACACATCCATCGACAACGTGATCTGCCACGGCGTGCCCAGTACCGATGACGTGCTGCGCAATGGGCAGATCGTCAACCTGGACATCACCCTGGAAAAGAACGGCTACATCGCCGATTCCAGCACCACCTACCTAGTGGGTGAGGTCGACTACGCTGCGCGCAGGCTGGTCAGCACGGCCTACCAGGCCATGTGGAAAGGCATCGCCGAAGTCCGCCCCGGCGCGCGACTGGGTGATATCGGCCATGCCATCGCCCGCCATGCACGCAGCCACGGCTACAGCGTGGTGAAGGAATATTGCGGCCACGGCATCGGCCAGGAAATGCACGAAGAGCCGCAGATCCTGCACTACGGCCACGCCGGAACCGGCATGGCGCTGGAAGAAGGCATGGTGTTCACCATCGAACCCATGCTCAACCAGGGCAAGCCGGCCATCCGCCAGCAGCCTGACGAATGGCCGGTGTACACGCGCGACGGCAAACTGTCGGCGCAGTTCGAACACACCGTGGCGGTGACCGCCAGCGGCGTGCGCGTGCTGACACTGCGCCCGGGCGAACGCCCGCTGTGCCCGGTGGATGCGCCTTAA
- a CDS encoding ParD-like family protein, with translation MGIVNIDDTLHDQLRRACSVSSRSINAQANFWIRVGMLCELNPTLSFQDIVASELRAAGVQPPLLAPGQA, from the coding sequence ATGGGCATCGTCAACATCGATGACACCCTGCACGACCAGCTGCGCCGTGCCTGCTCCGTGTCCAGCCGCTCCATCAACGCCCAGGCCAACTTCTGGATCCGCGTCGGCATGCTGTGCGAACTGAACCCGACCCTGAGCTTCCAGGACATCGTGGCCAGCGAACTGCGTGCCGCCGGCGTGCAGCCGCCGCTGCTGGCACCCGGCCAGGCCTGA
- a CDS encoding metallophosphoesterase produces MLHRALSRPARLLLPLALLLGTPLLQAREVATPAEHVDADGPYVFRVGEQLRAQWICGDQVQMRTLPATASGTDFSPQCGYTHSVHVAPPAAPSVSVLPAAPRIVALSDIHGQYGLLVRLLRANKVIDAQDRWALGTDTLVIAGDVFDRGPQVTEAFWLLYGLQQQAAAAGGAVHFVLGNHETMVLYDDLRYVNAKYLRSAQLLGRSYPQLYGADSVIGQWLRTRPVLLKIGDTLFLHGGISPDAVELALDPAATNHAYQASLGTPKAEVKANPATAPLYDGKTSPIWYRGYFDGRLDAQGVQAVLDRLQLKRIVVGHTSMPHVSTFHGGRVIAIDSSIKNGENGELLFIENGTLSRGLLDGSRVSLAEGVPGVDG; encoded by the coding sequence ATGCTGCACCGTGCCCTGTCCCGCCCTGCCCGCCTGCTGCTGCCACTGGCCCTGCTGCTGGGCACGCCGCTGCTGCAGGCCCGCGAGGTAGCCACACCGGCCGAGCACGTGGATGCCGATGGCCCGTATGTGTTCCGCGTGGGGGAGCAGCTGCGCGCGCAGTGGATCTGTGGTGACCAGGTGCAGATGCGCACCCTGCCCGCCACTGCCAGCGGCACCGATTTCAGCCCGCAGTGCGGCTACACCCACAGCGTGCACGTGGCGCCGCCGGCGGCACCCTCGGTTTCGGTACTGCCGGCCGCACCGCGCATCGTTGCCCTGTCCGATATCCATGGCCAGTACGGCCTGCTGGTGCGCCTGCTGCGTGCCAACAAGGTGATCGATGCGCAGGACCGCTGGGCGCTGGGCACCGACACCCTGGTCATTGCCGGCGATGTGTTCGACCGTGGCCCGCAGGTGACCGAGGCGTTCTGGCTGCTGTACGGCCTGCAGCAACAGGCCGCGGCCGCCGGTGGCGCGGTGCACTTCGTTCTGGGCAACCATGAAACCATGGTGCTGTACGACGACCTGCGCTACGTCAACGCCAAGTACCTGCGCAGCGCACAACTGCTCGGCCGCAGCTACCCGCAGCTGTACGGCGCCGATTCGGTGATCGGGCAGTGGCTGCGCACGCGGCCGGTACTGCTGAAGATCGGCGACACCCTGTTCCTGCACGGCGGCATTTCGCCCGACGCGGTGGAACTGGCGCTGGACCCGGCCGCCACCAACCACGCCTACCAGGCTTCGCTCGGCACGCCGAAGGCAGAGGTAAAGGCCAACCCGGCCACTGCTCCGCTGTACGACGGCAAGACCAGTCCGATCTGGTACCGGGGCTATTTCGACGGGCGCCTGGATGCGCAGGGCGTGCAGGCCGTGCTGGACCGCCTGCAGCTGAAGCGCATCGTGGTCGGCCACACCTCCATGCCGCACGTGAGCACCTTCCACGGCGGCCGGGTGATCGCCATCGACAGCAGCATCAAGAACGGCGAGAACGGCGAACTGCTGTTCATTGAAAACGGCACGCTGAGCCGTGGCCTGCTGGATGGAAGTCGCGTATCGCTGGCCGAAGGCGTTCCCGGCGTGGATGGCTGA
- a CDS encoding TonB-dependent siderophore receptor translates to MKHTHSGALRRNALALSLACAAAPALAQDAAPTTTELDRVMVTQRTEGYQVYGTNTATKLPLTLRETPQSLTVFTRQRIEDFNLITISEVLQQTPGVTIQSYDSNRTLFNARGFAINNFMFDGIPTNYTTGAGGNSILSDTSIYERIEVVRGASGLVTGSGNPSATVNMLRKRPTETFQASTSLSAGSWDYKRAEVDVSGPLSKSGRVRGRFVGAYTDKESWVRFQHDKSPSLYGVIEADLTDSTRLRAGIDYLKTGSDGGAWSASPLYFRDGSRAHMPRSYSAAARWNEWNRESTNYFATLEQQFGAGWSGRLAYNHRATDTDSLLLAGSNTGNWADPVTGLGLRIADTYSVSETREDAFDLYTSGPFQLFGRSHELVVGINHYDRDLDTIRAGITSRPYNVAAFPSIFSWDGNIGKPTTYNNGIPSSTVNTTETGYYAAVRLNPIDPLKIIAGARYSDYRTTTDNYNTDGVFTSRSARTTAHELTPYVGVLYDLSSSITAFASYSDVFQATARRDINNQLLDPTTGGNYEYGLKADFFGGRLYAALNGFYMKQDNVAELDPNGGEIKLPDGSSPYIASRGITTKGGEFEVSGSINDHWSMTGGYTYSYSSNPDGSRFASTSPMHLARFNTTWTHGQWTLGGGVSVQSEIYQMQPIPTGRFNANGTPVTATGKMSQGGYVLFDLMGRYRINDNLSVGVTVTNLFDKVYYRNVGFFNSGYWGEPRRVLFNLRAKF, encoded by the coding sequence ATGAAGCACACGCACTCTGGCGCCCTGCGCCGGAACGCCCTCGCCTTGTCACTCGCCTGTGCCGCCGCGCCGGCACTCGCCCAGGATGCCGCGCCGACCACCACCGAACTGGACCGGGTGATGGTGACCCAGCGCACCGAGGGCTACCAGGTATACGGCACCAACACCGCCACCAAGCTGCCGCTGACCCTGCGCGAGACGCCGCAGTCGCTGACCGTGTTCACCCGCCAGCGCATCGAGGATTTCAACCTCATCACGATTTCCGAAGTGCTGCAGCAGACGCCGGGCGTGACCATCCAGTCGTATGACAGCAACCGCACGCTGTTCAACGCGCGTGGCTTTGCCATCAACAACTTCATGTTCGATGGCATTCCCACCAACTACACCACCGGCGCCGGCGGCAACTCGATCCTCAGCGACACCTCCATCTACGAGCGCATTGAAGTGGTGCGCGGCGCCAGCGGCCTGGTCACCGGCTCGGGCAACCCGTCGGCCACGGTGAACATGCTGCGCAAGCGCCCGACCGAAACCTTCCAGGCCAGCACCAGCCTCAGCGCCGGATCGTGGGATTACAAGCGCGCCGAAGTGGATGTGTCCGGCCCGCTCAGCAAGAGTGGCCGCGTGCGCGGGCGCTTCGTCGGTGCCTACACCGACAAGGAAAGCTGGGTGCGATTCCAGCATGACAAATCCCCCAGCCTGTACGGGGTGATCGAAGCGGACCTGACCGACAGCACCCGCCTGCGCGCGGGCATCGATTACCTGAAGACCGGTTCCGACGGTGGCGCCTGGAGCGCCTCGCCGCTGTACTTCCGCGATGGCAGCCGCGCGCACATGCCGCGTTCCTACAGCGCCGCCGCGCGCTGGAACGAATGGAACCGCGAAAGCACCAACTACTTCGCCACCCTGGAACAGCAGTTCGGCGCCGGCTGGAGCGGCCGCCTGGCCTACAACCACCGCGCCACCGATACCGATTCGCTGCTGCTTGCCGGTTCCAACACCGGCAACTGGGCCGACCCGGTCACCGGCCTGGGCCTGCGCATTGCCGATACCTATTCGGTGTCGGAAACCCGCGAAGATGCCTTCGACCTGTACACATCCGGTCCGTTCCAGCTGTTCGGCCGCTCGCACGAACTGGTGGTGGGCATCAACCACTACGACCGTGACCTGGACACCATCCGCGCCGGCATCACTTCGCGCCCGTACAACGTAGCCGCCTTCCCCAGCATCTTCAGCTGGGACGGCAACATCGGCAAGCCGACCACCTACAACAACGGCATTCCGTCCAGCACGGTGAACACCACCGAGACCGGCTACTACGCCGCCGTGCGCCTGAACCCGATCGACCCGCTGAAGATCATCGCCGGCGCGCGCTATTCCGATTACCGCACCACCACCGACAACTACAACACCGACGGTGTGTTCACCAGCCGCAGTGCGCGCACCACCGCCCATGAGCTGACCCCGTACGTGGGCGTGCTGTACGACCTGAGCAGCAGCATCACCGCCTTTGCCAGCTATTCGGACGTGTTCCAGGCCACCGCCCGGCGCGACATCAACAACCAGCTGCTGGACCCCACCACCGGTGGCAACTACGAGTACGGCCTGAAGGCCGACTTCTTCGGCGGCCGCCTGTACGCGGCGTTGAACGGCTTCTACATGAAGCAGGACAACGTGGCCGAGCTGGACCCGAACGGCGGTGAGATCAAGCTGCCCGATGGCAGTTCGCCGTACATCGCCAGCCGCGGCATCACCACAAAGGGTGGCGAGTTCGAAGTCTCCGGTTCGATCAACGACCACTGGAGCATGACCGGCGGCTACACCTACAGCTACAGCAGCAACCCCGATGGCAGCCGCTTCGCCAGCACCAGCCCGATGCACCTGGCCCGCTTCAACACCACCTGGACCCATGGCCAGTGGACGCTGGGCGGCGGTGTCAGCGTGCAGAGCGAGATCTACCAGATGCAGCCCATCCCCACCGGGCGCTTCAATGCCAACGGCACCCCGGTTACCGCCACCGGCAAGATGAGCCAGGGCGGCTACGTGCTGTTCGACCTGATGGGCCGCTACCGCATCAACGACAACCTGAGCGTGGGCGTGACCGTCACCAACCTGTTCGACAAGGTCTACTACCGCAACGTCGGCTTCTTCAACTCCGGCTATTGGGGTGAACCGCGCCGCGTGCTGTTCAACCTGCGCGCGAAGTTCTGA
- a CDS encoding DUF3325 domain-containing protein: MSALALLLAAFGFVCLALAMERHHRDVTGHAPAAPRRRVLRLLGAAALAGSLAPSIAAWGVAQGFVGWCGVLAAGAGAMVLWLSFRSPAKPAPRPSSRS, encoded by the coding sequence ATGAGCGCGCTCGCCCTGCTGCTGGCGGCCTTCGGCTTCGTCTGCCTGGCGCTGGCGATGGAACGCCACCATCGCGACGTCACCGGCCATGCACCGGCCGCGCCGCGCCGCCGCGTGCTGCGCCTGCTGGGCGCGGCCGCGCTGGCGGGCAGCCTGGCACCCAGCATCGCGGCCTGGGGCGTTGCCCAAGGGTTCGTGGGCTGGTGCGGCGTGCTCGCCGCCGGCGCCGGAGCCATGGTGCTCTGGCTCAGTTTCCGCAGCCCGGCCAAGCCGGCGCCACGCCCGTCTTCCCGTTCCTGA